The Shewanella zhangzhouensis genome has a window encoding:
- a CDS encoding HlyD family secretion protein — MDLLLILTYTAICVVIFKVFKIPLNKWTVPTAVLGGIVLLGTLLLLMNYNHPYSRFAREYFVTVPINPLVTGKVVEVAVMPNVPIREGEVLFRLDPRPFESALIQKQAALKAAEQEVPQLEAAWETAKASVERAQADRDRSKSEYERYEAGRRKGGANSPFTALELDNKRQLYFAAEAQLTAAKAEEMRVRYAYESNIDGVNTKVAAARAELAKAEFDLEQSVVRAPTDGIVTHMALRPGMVVVPMPLRPVMSFIPNEQRYFVGAFWQNSMLRLKAGDEAEVILDAAPGQVFKGRVAKVLPAMAEGEVQANGQLQSSARMFQRGRVLVMIEFERSDEIQAFPAGVAGQVAIYTDHFSHVAVMRKVLLRMQGWLNYLFGEGH; from the coding sequence ATGGATTTACTGCTTATCCTGACCTATACCGCCATCTGTGTGGTGATATTCAAAGTCTTCAAAATCCCCCTCAACAAATGGACTGTGCCCACGGCAGTATTGGGCGGCATTGTACTTTTGGGCACCTTGTTGCTACTGATGAATTACAACCATCCTTACAGCCGCTTTGCCCGCGAGTATTTTGTTACCGTACCCATTAATCCCTTGGTCACCGGCAAGGTGGTGGAAGTGGCCGTGATGCCCAACGTGCCAATTCGGGAAGGTGAGGTGCTGTTTCGGCTGGATCCCAGACCCTTTGAGTCGGCACTAATCCAGAAACAGGCGGCACTGAAAGCGGCGGAGCAGGAAGTGCCTCAGCTTGAGGCCGCGTGGGAAACCGCCAAGGCCAGCGTGGAGCGCGCCCAGGCCGACAGAGACAGAAGTAAATCTGAGTATGAACGCTATGAGGCGGGGCGTCGCAAGGGCGGTGCCAACTCGCCTTTTACCGCCCTCGAACTGGATAACAAGCGCCAGCTATACTTTGCTGCCGAGGCGCAGCTCACTGCCGCCAAGGCCGAGGAAATGCGGGTTCGCTATGCCTATGAGTCCAACATCGACGGGGTGAATACCAAGGTCGCTGCGGCCAGGGCCGAGCTTGCCAAAGCTGAGTTCGACCTTGAGCAATCTGTGGTCCGTGCACCCACCGATGGCATTGTCACTCACATGGCGCTGCGCCCCGGTATGGTGGTGGTGCCCATGCCACTCAGGCCTGTGATGAGTTTTATCCCCAACGAGCAGCGTTATTTTGTGGGCGCGTTTTGGCAAAACTCCATGTTGAGACTCAAGGCCGGTGACGAGGCCGAAGTGATACTGGATGCGGCCCCGGGGCAGGTATTTAAAGGCCGGGTTGCCAAGGTTCTGCCCGCCATGGCTGAGGGCGAAGTACAGGCCAATGGTCAGCTGCAATCCTCCGCCAGAATGTTCCAGCGGGGCAGGGTATTGGTGATGATTGAGTTTGAACGCTCTGACGAGATACAGGCCTTCCCGGCCGGGGTGGCGGGGCAGGTGGCCATCTACACAGACCACTTCTCTCATGTTGCTGTGATGCGAAAAGTACTGCTTCGGATGCAGGGCTGGCTCAACTACCTCTTCGGCGAAGGGCACTAG
- a CDS encoding DUF3302 domain-containing protein gives MFLDYFALVVLIFVVVVMFYGIIAIHDIPYEIAKKRNHPQQDALHIAGWVSLFTLHVLWPFLWIWATLYREDRGWGFGTVVKRELELEEKVKELSADLKALESRLQLLESGGAQSAEVQSRDEEK, from the coding sequence GTGTTTCTCGATTACTTTGCATTGGTAGTCTTAATTTTTGTGGTGGTAGTGATGTTTTACGGCATCATCGCCATCCACGACATCCCATACGAAATTGCCAAAAAGCGTAATCATCCCCAACAGGATGCGCTGCATATTGCCGGCTGGGTGAGTCTTTTTACCCTGCACGTGCTTTGGCCCTTTTTGTGGATTTGGGCCACCCTCTATCGTGAAGACCGGGGCTGGGGCTTTGGTACCGTGGTCAAGCGTGAGCTTGAACTGGAAGAAAAGGTCAAGGAGCTCAGTGCCGACCTGAAGGCGCTGGAGAGTCGGCTGCAGTTGCTGGAGTCAGGCGGCGCACAAAGCGCTGAAGTTCAATCCCGGGATGAGGAGAAATAG
- the purT gene encoding formate-dependent phosphoribosylglycinamide formyltransferase, translating to MIGTPYTQGATRAMLLGSGELGKEVAIELQRLGVEVIAVDRYPNAPAMQVAHRSHVINMLDGEALKALIASEKPHLVIPEIEAIATQTLVELEADGLKVVPTARATRLTMDREGIRRLAAETLALPTSPYVFCDSLAELQAALEVTGIPCVVKPVMSSSGKGQSVIRSLSDVQKAWDYAQSGGRAGEGRIIVEGFIDFDYEITLLTISAVDGIHFCAPIGHRQEDGDYRESWQPQAMSSLALERAQHIAREVVQNLGGYGLFGVELFIKGDAVYFSEVSPRPHDTGMVTLISQDLSEFALHVRAILGLPVGTIVQHGPSASAVVLVEGESSNIGYSGLADALALPTTQVRLFAKPEIHGRRRLGVALARGASIDEALKTALASAACIKVHFN from the coding sequence ATGATAGGCACCCCCTACACCCAGGGCGCTACCCGCGCCATGCTGCTTGGCTCAGGCGAGCTTGGCAAAGAAGTGGCCATTGAACTTCAGCGTCTCGGCGTTGAAGTCATTGCGGTTGACCGTTATCCCAACGCCCCTGCCATGCAGGTGGCCCATCGCAGCCATGTCATCAATATGCTCGATGGTGAGGCGCTCAAGGCACTCATTGCCAGTGAAAAGCCCCACTTGGTGATCCCGGAAATTGAAGCCATCGCCACCCAAACGCTGGTCGAGCTGGAAGCCGACGGGCTTAAAGTCGTACCCACAGCCCGAGCCACCCGCCTGACCATGGACAGAGAAGGCATACGCCGCCTCGCCGCCGAAACATTGGCGCTGCCAACCTCGCCCTATGTGTTTTGCGATAGCCTGGCCGAGCTGCAGGCCGCCCTCGAGGTCACAGGCATTCCCTGCGTGGTGAAACCCGTGATGAGCTCCTCCGGTAAGGGACAAAGCGTTATTCGAAGCCTAAGTGACGTTCAAAAAGCCTGGGATTATGCCCAAAGCGGTGGCCGCGCCGGTGAGGGGCGCATTATTGTCGAAGGCTTTATCGACTTTGATTACGAAATTACCCTGCTAACCATCTCGGCGGTGGACGGCATTCATTTCTGTGCCCCCATAGGCCATCGCCAGGAAGATGGTGACTACCGCGAATCATGGCAGCCCCAGGCCATGAGCAGCCTTGCGCTGGAGCGGGCACAGCATATCGCCAGGGAAGTGGTGCAAAACCTTGGCGGCTACGGCCTCTTTGGGGTTGAGCTCTTTATCAAAGGGGATGCCGTGTATTTCTCCGAGGTGTCACCACGCCCACACGATACCGGCATGGTGACCCTCATCAGCCAGGACCTGTCTGAGTTTGCCCTGCATGTACGCGCCATTCTGGGGCTGCCGGTGGGGACTATAGTCCAGCATGGCCCAAGCGCGTCGGCAGTGGTTTTGGTTGAAGGGGAATCCAGCAATATTGGTTACTCGGGCCTCGCCGATGCCTTGGCGCTGCCAACTACTCAGGTGCGCCTCTTCGCCAAGCCGGAAATCCATGGCAGACGCCGACTTGGGGTCGCCCTGGCCCGGGGTGCCAGCATAGATGAAGCCCTGAAAACCGCGCTTGCCAGCGCTGCCTGTATCAAGGTGCACTTTAACTGA